A window of the Mucilaginibacter sp. cycad4 genome harbors these coding sequences:
- a CDS encoding amidohydrolase codes for MENLKITVFQGYLFWENTDKNLQNITLRLSGGIREKTDLIILPEMFSTGFTMNVAELAEPMNGKTMQWMEKTARQYDCVITGSIIIEESGKYYNRLIWMRPDGTHEHYDKRHLFALGSEHNTYTAGTKKLFVELNGWKICPVICYDLRFPVWLRNIEENPYDLLIVVANWPERRAAHWRTLIPARAVENQSYVIAVNRVGHDGNEIYHSGDSTCIDPNGKVVYYKRDEEDLYTFSIIGDEVEKVRRALPFLKDADDFEINL; via the coding sequence ATGGAGAATCTTAAAATTACTGTTTTTCAAGGCTACCTTTTTTGGGAAAATACCGATAAAAATCTTCAGAATATTACCCTCAGGCTATCGGGAGGGATCCGCGAAAAAACAGACCTCATTATACTGCCCGAAATGTTCAGCACCGGCTTTACTATGAACGTTGCCGAACTTGCTGAACCCATGAATGGTAAAACCATGCAATGGATGGAAAAAACTGCCCGGCAGTACGATTGCGTGATAACCGGAAGCATCATTATTGAAGAAAGCGGCAAATACTATAACCGCTTAATATGGATGCGCCCTGATGGCACTCATGAACACTATGATAAACGCCATCTGTTTGCACTGGGCAGCGAACACAATACTTACACCGCCGGCACCAAAAAACTTTTTGTTGAGCTTAATGGCTGGAAAATTTGCCCGGTGATCTGTTACGACCTGCGTTTCCCGGTGTGGTTGCGCAATATTGAAGAAAACCCTTATGACCTGCTCATTGTAGTAGCCAACTGGCCCGAGCGCAGGGCAGCCCACTGGCGTACGCTGATACCTGCGCGCGCGGTTGAAAATCAATCTTATGTAATAGCAGTTAACCGGGTAGGCCACGATGGAAACGAAATTTACCATAGTGGCGACTCTACCTGTATCGATCCTAACGGCAAGGTAGTTTACTACAAACGCGATGAAGAAGACCTTTACACTTTCAGTATCATAGGCGATGAGGTTGAAAAAGTGCGCCGTGCACTCCCCTTTTTGAAAGATGCGGATGATTTTGAAATAAATCTCTGA
- a CDS encoding efflux RND transporter periplasmic adaptor subunit, translated as MMKRETLFSGISALLLLAACKGKTPPVTENKQVCVSDSMARMITIDTAKTTTIKNELSLSGEVSYDDNAVIKVFPFSGGQVLDVKVSLGDKVSKGQTLAIVRSADVAGNYTDLASSKADVSIAKRQLEQAEYLYKNGISSERDYTEAKENYNKAEAAYSKVKEQISINGGGNTSPGGTLVIKAPESGYIVEKNITAGSFIRPDNNNAMFTISNMKDVWIWANVFESDISKVKAGYTAKITTVAYPDKVFTGKVDAISSVLDPDNKVMKIKIVLPNEGMLLKPEMFTNVVITNTDKAQSVSVPAKAVVFDNSRNFVVIYNDKCDLKLREVSVIKTVEDTSYIASGLKPGDKVISKNQLLLYDALAGD; from the coding sequence ATGATGAAAAGAGAAACGCTGTTTTCCGGCATCTCAGCTTTACTATTGCTTGCTGCCTGCAAAGGCAAAACACCACCTGTAACCGAAAATAAACAGGTTTGTGTCAGCGACTCGATGGCCCGTATGATCACAATCGACACCGCCAAAACCACAACCATAAAAAACGAACTGAGCCTTTCGGGCGAGGTTTCATATGACGACAATGCAGTTATAAAGGTATTCCCGTTTTCGGGCGGGCAGGTTCTTGACGTTAAAGTATCCCTTGGCGATAAAGTTAGCAAAGGGCAAACCCTGGCTATAGTGCGCAGCGCCGATGTAGCGGGTAACTATACCGACCTTGCCTCATCAAAAGCCGACGTATCCATCGCCAAACGTCAGTTGGAACAGGCCGAATACCTGTACAAAAACGGCATCTCGAGTGAGCGCGATTATACGGAGGCTAAAGAGAATTATAACAAGGCCGAAGCTGCCTACAGTAAGGTAAAAGAGCAGATCAGCATTAACGGGGGCGGCAATACAAGCCCGGGCGGCACGCTGGTGATCAAAGCACCCGAAAGCGGCTATATAGTTGAAAAGAACATTACTGCAGGCAGTTTTATCCGCCCGGATAACAATAATGCCATGTTCACCATATCAAACATGAAGGATGTTTGGATCTGGGCCAACGTATTTGAATCGGATATCTCTAAAGTAAAAGCGGGCTATACAGCAAAGATTACCACAGTTGCTTATCCGGATAAAGTTTTTACCGGCAAGGTTGATGCCATAAGTTCTGTTTTAGATCCCGATAACAAAGTAATGAAGATCAAGATTGTATTACCGAACGAAGGCATGCTGCTTAAACCCGAAATGTTTACCAATGTGGTAATCACCAATACGGATAAAGCGCAATCGGTATCAGTACCTGCCAAGGCTGTGGTTTTTGATAACAGCAGAAATTTTGTAGTGATCTACAATGATAAATGCGATCTCAAACTGCGCGAGGTTAGCGTAATTAAAACGGTTGAAGATACCAGCTATATCGCATCGGGTTTAAAACCGGGCGATAAGGTGATATCCAAAAACCAGTTGCTGTTATATGACGCCCTTGCCGGCGATTAA
- a CDS encoding TolC family protein translates to MRTIKSLLFISPLFFSLLTQKAEAQTDTLKINFQDAEKQFIENNLSLLAQKYNVDASKALIQQAKLWDNPTLSTDQNIHDGSTNKFFNHSNGGGQIFVQLSQVFATAGKRGKQVRVAEDDAKVQEAAFNDLMRNLKYNLQLDFSQLATLNAQQFVYQNEVSSATSLVNAIQKSYDAGNTSMKDLIRLKALLFGLQNDMVENNRQINDLQTELKTLLQTKETVFIQPVINDKPAENVDLDLQSLINQALANRPDYLSNQYQLNSATHNLAYQKALAVPDVTIGVAYDQNSSYAPHYYGLQIGLPLPLFNRNQGNIKSARYNIKSQESTLKQSEFQLKNDVVAAVNQYKLNQQLFSTQQVAFNEQYDKLFSSMLKSFQQRQISLVEFVDFFDTYKDTKLKILQQQYNLQKAIADLNFATGTTIIKS, encoded by the coding sequence ATGCGTACTATAAAATCCCTGCTATTTATATCCCCACTGTTTTTTAGTTTATTAACCCAAAAGGCCGAAGCTCAGACAGATACATTAAAGATCAATTTCCAGGATGCTGAAAAGCAATTCATTGAAAATAACCTTAGCCTGCTTGCCCAAAAGTATAACGTTGATGCCTCGAAAGCGCTCATTCAACAAGCTAAATTATGGGATAACCCCACGCTGAGCACCGATCAGAATATCCATGACGGCAGCACTAATAAATTTTTCAACCACTCCAATGGCGGCGGACAGATATTTGTTCAGCTAAGCCAGGTGTTTGCAACCGCAGGAAAGCGCGGCAAGCAAGTTAGAGTAGCCGAAGACGATGCAAAAGTCCAGGAAGCCGCTTTTAACGATCTGATGCGCAACCTGAAATACAACCTTCAGCTTGATTTTAGCCAGCTTGCTACACTTAACGCACAGCAGTTTGTTTATCAAAACGAGGTTAGCTCTGCTACCAGCCTGGTTAATGCCATCCAAAAATCATATGATGCGGGTAACACCTCCATGAAGGACCTCATCCGCCTGAAAGCATTGCTATTTGGCTTGCAGAACGACATGGTTGAGAACAACCGCCAGATCAATGATCTGCAAACAGAGCTTAAAACGTTGCTGCAAACTAAAGAAACGGTATTCATCCAGCCTGTTATCAATGACAAGCCTGCTGAAAATGTCGATCTTGATTTGCAGTCGCTTATTAACCAGGCCCTGGCCAACCGGCCCGATTACCTGTCAAACCAGTATCAGTTAAATTCGGCTACCCATAACCTTGCTTATCAAAAGGCGTTGGCTGTGCCTGATGTAACCATTGGTGTTGCATATGATCAAAACAGTAGTTATGCGCCGCATTACTATGGTTTACAGATTGGTTTGCCCCTGCCATTGTTCAACCGTAACCAGGGCAACATCAAATCGGCACGGTACAATATCAAAAGCCAGGAAAGCACTTTAAAACAAAGTGAGTTCCAGTTAAAAAATGATGTTGTAGCAGCCGTTAATCAGTATAAATTAAATCAGCAGCTGTTTTCAACGCAGCAGGTGGCCTTTAATGAACAATATGATAAATTGTTTAGCAGCATGCTCAAAAGCTTTCAGCAAAGGCAGATAAGCCTGGTTGAGTTTGTTGACTTTTTTGATACCTACAAAGATACCAAGCTTAAGATCCTGCAGCAGCAATATAACCTTCAAAAAGCTATTGCCGATCTCAACTTTGCTACCGGCACTACTATAATTAAATCCTGA